A window of Desulfomicrobium macestii contains these coding sequences:
- a CDS encoding type II toxin-antitoxin system RelB/DinJ family antitoxin, translating into MAATAFVRARVDEAVKNEAAEVLADMGLTVSDVVRIALTKIAKEKALPFDMRVPNALTAETLAKSERGEDVHSAKDADDLFQQLGI; encoded by the coding sequence ATGGCTGCAACGGCATTTGTTCGGGCGAGGGTGGATGAGGCGGTGAAAAATGAGGCCGCCGAGGTTTTGGCGGACATGGGGCTGACGGTATCCGACGTGGTGCGGATCGCGTTGACTAAGATCGCCAAGGAAAAGGCTTTGCCGTTCGATATGCGCGTGCCCAACGCTCTTACGGCGGAGACGCTGGCCAAGAGCGAGCGCGGAGAGGATGTACACAGTGCCAAGGACGCCGATGACCTGTTTCAACAGCTTGGGATTTGA